From a single Sorghum bicolor cultivar BTx623 chromosome 5, Sorghum_bicolor_NCBIv3, whole genome shotgun sequence genomic region:
- the LOC8070200 gene encoding probable E3 ubiquitin-protein ligase ARI7, which yields MGSSSDHHGGACNKRSRNASSFAEDDDGKGETSRRRKICEGAPTSGPSGRPRHDGDSGDGAGDSCGGHAQAAPHGDGPDPDPDPGEEDYMCAYDDCDDDGGAGEEDYICEYDDDDGVGGSEQAQLDDAAPAAACAREERRYVVLTEEDICARQEADTAKVAEVLSIPPGFAAVLLRHFKWRVGRVQEEWFTDDRRVRGAVGLPLDPYQLDLVPASRGAGPGPGPRVCGICFDEFPAGRTASAGCEHLYCHGCWQGYVRAAVADGPRCLSLRCPDPSCSAPVVRELVDEVLASAADESGSADDDGDRYARFWLRSYVEESGGKVRWCGGAGCARALEFLGDAASADADVFCECGHGVCWSCGEEAHRPVSCGTVRAWLVKNSSDSAETANWVVAHTKPCPKCGRPIEKNQGCNHMRCSPPCGHHFCWLCLQPAGGANHYACNDSRAGPAAGADEEAAAAVASTGTGTAAAKEEQANRRRARASLERYLYHYERWASNRAALESAARDMAALERGELERMARAADVPATELAFVAEAYRQVGDGRRVLRWAHAYGYFLDPERDAAKRALFDDLQNQANRWLECLHAAAELERTDLFGDGKGKKAADAPAVVVDAEAFRAYRQKVANLTGVTRKFLGNLVRAFETDLPEVAAAVNPNPAK from the coding sequence ATGGGCAGCAGCAGCGACCATCACGGCGGCGCCTGCAACAAGCGGTCCCGAAACGCCAGCAGCTTCGCGGAAGACGACGACGGCAAGGGCGAGACGAGCCGCCGCCGCAAGATCTGCGAAGGCGCGCCTACCTCCGGGCCCTCCGGCCGCCCCCGCCACGACGGAGACAGCGGCGACGGCGCTGGCGACTCTTGCGGAGGCCATGCTCAGGCAGCGCCTCATGGCGACGGCCCCGACCCCGACCCCGACCCCGGCGAGGAGGATTACATGTGCGCGTACGACGActgcgacgacgacggcggcgctggCGAGGAGGATTACATCTGCGAGTACGACGATGACGACGGCGTCGGAGGATCCGAGCAGGCACAGCTCGACGACGCCGCCCCGGCGGCGGCGTGCGCCAGGGAGGAGCGGAGGTACGTGGTTCTAACCGAGGAGGACATCTGCGCGCGGCAAGAAGCGGACACGGCGAAGGTCGCCGAGGTGCTGTCGATCCCGCCCGGATTCGCGGCCGTCCTGCTGCGCCACTTCAAGTGGCGCGTGGGGCGGGTCCAGGAGGAGTGGTTCACGGACGACCGGCGCGTGCGCGGCGCCGTCGGCCTGCCCCTGGACCCGTACCAGCTCGACCTCGTCCCCGCGTCCCGCGGCGCGGGGCCGGGCCCGGGGCCGCGCGTGTGCGGCATCTGCTTCGACGAGTTCCCGGCGGGGCGGACGGCGTCGGCGGGGTGCGAACACTTGTACTGCCACGGGTGCTGGCAAGGGTACGTCCGCGCCGCGGTGGCCGACGGCCCGCGCTGCCTGTCGCTGCGGTGCCCGGACCCGTCCTGCTCCGCGCCCGTCGTCCGGGAGCTCGTGGACGAGGTGCTGGCTTCGGCGGCGGACGAATCGGGGAGCGCGGACGACGACGGGGACCGGTACGCGCGGTTCTGGCTGCGGTCGTACGTGGAGGAGAGTGGCGGGAAGGTGCGGTGGTGCGGCGGCGCCGGGTGCGCCCGCGCGCTGGAGTTCCTCGGCGACGCCGCCTCGGCGGACGCGGACGTGTTCTGCGAGTGCGGGCACGGGGTGTGCTGGTCCTGCGGCGAGGAGGCGCACCGGCCGGTGTCGTGCGGCACGGTGCGCGCGTGGCTGGTGAAGAACAGCTCCGACTCGGCGGAGACGGCCAACTGGGTGGTGGCGCACACCAAGCCGTGCCCCAAGTGCGGCCGCCCCATCGAGAAGAACCAGGGCTGCAACCACATGCGCTGCTCCCCGCCCTGCGGCCACCACTTCTGCTGGCTCTGCCTCCAGCCGgcgggaggcgccaaccactaCGCCTGCAACGACAGCCGCGCGGGTCCTGCCGCCGGCGCTGACGAAGAAGCGGCGGCTGCGGTGGcgagcaccggcaccggcaccgccgccgccaaggAGGAGCAGGCGAATCGGCGTCGGGCGAGGGCGTCGCTGGAGCGGTACCTGTACCACTACGAGCGGTGGGCGTCGAACCGTGCGGCGCTGGAGAGCGCGGCACGGGACATGGCGGCGCTGGAGCGCGGGGAGCTGGAGCGGATGGCGAGAGCCGCGGACGTGCCGGCCACGGAGCTCGCGTTCGTGGCGGAGGCGTACCGGCAGGTGGGCGACGGGCGGCGGGTGCTGCGGTGGGCGCACGCGTACGGCTACTTCCTGGACCCGGAGCGCGACGCGGCCAAGCGCGCGCTGTTCGACGACCTGCAGAACCAGGCCAACCGGTGGCTCGAGTGCctccacgccgccgccgagctcgaGCGGACGGACCTCTTCGGCGACGGCAAGGGCAAGAAGGCGGCGGACGCGCCTGCTGTGGTTGTTGACGCCGAGGCGTTCAGGGCGTACAGGCAGAAGGTGGCTAACCTCACCGGAGTGACGCGCAAGTTCTTGGGCAACCTCGTCAGGGCGTTCGAGACCGACCTGCCGgaagtggcggcggcggtgaatCCCAATCCGGCGAAGTAG